A region from the Lycium barbarum isolate Lr01 chromosome 8, ASM1917538v2, whole genome shotgun sequence genome encodes:
- the LOC132606111 gene encoding uncharacterized protein LOC132606111: MTNKNPENKLLVHRIDEDTFTITGESGVSMVDLRRKTCSCRKFDLDKIHCSHAMAALRSKFGDEYGKMIYEYSSSYYKVESYVLAYADPIFPVPAEEFWNPPPEILQRRIPPPEKKTKRGRKQMKRVPGVAEGFSKKKFNKFSLRKRFGHKKKKHALQ, from the coding sequence ATGACTAACAAGAATCCGGAAAATAAGTTATTGGTCCATCGAATAGATGAAGACACATTCACCATTACCGGGGAAAGTGGGGTCTCAATGGTTGATCTACGAAGAAAAACATGTTCGTGTCGAAAGTTTGACTTGGACAAAATACATTGTTCACATGCTATGGCAGCGCTTAGAAGTAAATTCGGAGATGAATATGGAAAGATGATTTATGAGTACTCTTCTTCGTATTATAAGGTAGAATCATACGTGCTTGCATATGCCGACCCAATCTTTCCAGTGCCAGCTGAAGAATTTTGGAACCCTCCTCCGGAGATTTTACAGAGACGCATACCTCCACCTGAAAAGAAAACCAAACGGGGAAGGAAACAGATGAAGCGGGTACCTGGAGTTGCGGAAGGATTTTCAAAGAAGAAGTTCAATAAATTCTCCTTACGCAAAAGATTtggccacaaaaaaaaaaaacatgcccTACAATGA
- the LOC132605771 gene encoding protein EIN6 ENHANCER isoform X1 encodes MEREVIEAELVLPTHMRFKKIQMYDKYPKGQARGRHWKHLKQIIQAENYENYPPEIPTYVNIETPPSMHPGKRICDITGFEAPYFDPRTKLRYANTEVFKVIRLLPNDYVQRYLALRNAAVVLK; translated from the exons ATGGAGCGGGAAGTGATAGAGGCAGAATTAGTACTACCGACTCACATGAGATTCAAGAAGATTCAGATGTATGATAAGTACCCTAAAGGACAAGCTAGAGGCAGGCACTGGAAACATCTCAAGCAGATTATTCAAGCCGAAAATTACGAAAATTACCCTCCTGAAATACCTACTT ATGTTAACATTGAGACGCCACCTTCTATGCATCCAGGCAAAAGGATATGCGACATAACAGGATTTGAG GCACCATATTTTGACCCAAGAACTAAACTTCGTTATGCTAATACGGAGGTTTTCAAGGTAATAAGGTTGCTCCCTAATGACTATGTTCAGAGATACTTGGCTCTCAGAAATGCAGCAGTTGTTTTGAAATAG
- the LOC132605771 gene encoding protein EIN6 ENHANCER isoform X2, whose product MKFKKIQMYDKYPKGQARGRHWKHLKQIIQAENYESYPPDLPTYVNIETPPSMHPGKRICDITGFEAPYFDPRTKLRYANTEVFKVIRLLPNDYVQRYLALRNAAVVLK is encoded by the exons ATGAAATTCAAGAAGATTCAGATGTATGATAAGTACCCTAAAGGACAAGCTAGAGGTAGGCACTGGAAACACCTCAAGCAGATTATTCAAGCCGAAAATTACGAAAGTTACCCTCCTGACCTACCTACTT ATGTTAACATTGAGACGCCACCTTCTATGCATCCAGGCAAAAGGATATGCGACATAACAGGATTTGAG GCACCATATTTTGACCCAAGAACTAAACTTCGTTATGCTAATACGGAGGTTTTCAAGGTAATAAGGTTGCTCCCTAATGACTATGTTCAGAGATACTTGGCTCTCAGAAATGCAGCAGTTGTTTTGAAATAG